In Stenotrophomonas sp. ESTM1D_MKCIP4_1, a single genomic region encodes these proteins:
- a CDS encoding BON domain-containing protein, translating to MSTLTRTLIASSLTLGLALSSSAVMAKDPPKTTDHAAMTHADRHDSNEPVTDSWITTKVKADLLASSNVPGTEVKVETVNGVVSLSGTVATQAEKDKAVTTAKGIKGVTRVDSAALKVNAAAKR from the coding sequence ATGAGCACCCTGACCCGTACCCTGATCGCTTCGTCGCTGACCCTGGGCCTGGCCCTGTCTTCGTCGGCCGTGATGGCAAAGGATCCGCCGAAGACCACCGACCACGCCGCCATGACCCACGCCGACCGCCACGACTCCAACGAGCCGGTGACCGACAGCTGGATCACCACCAAGGTCAAGGCTGATCTGCTGGCCAGCAGCAACGTACCCGGCACCGAGGTGAAGGTGGAAACGGTCAACGGCGTGGTCAGCCTCAGTGGCACCGTGGCGACCCAGGCAGAGAAGGACAAGGCCGTGACCACCGCCAAGGGCATCAAGGGCGTCACCCGCGTCGATTCGGCCGCGCTGAAGGTCAACGCCGCCGCCAAGCGCTGA
- a CDS encoding oxidoreductase produces the protein MRPDLQLALIGYGLAGRVFHAPLIQHTPGLALHSIVSSQRDTLLRSFSDVHVRATAQEVFDDPAVDAVVIATPNEQHAPLAMAALAAGKHVLVDKPFALDVAEADAVLAAAQRAGRIATVFQNRRFDADFLTLQALLAAGTLGEVAECHAHFDRYRPHVRDRWREQAGPGSGLWYDLGPHLLDQMLVLFGWPQAIDADLAVQRDGGSGIDYFHAVLHYPRHRAIVHAGSLVAAPTPHFAVHGREGSWIKHGLDVQEAQLRRGVAPGAPGWGIDPRHGELLRCDAEDNVQRTTVDNLQGDYRRLYAQFAAALQGEGEPTVSALQARQLMQLLEAGLQSAREGRRVVLG, from the coding sequence ATGCGCCCCGACCTGCAACTGGCCCTGATCGGCTACGGCCTGGCCGGCCGTGTCTTCCACGCCCCGCTCATCCAGCACACGCCTGGGCTGGCCCTGCACAGCATCGTCAGTTCGCAGCGCGACACGCTGCTGCGCAGCTTCAGCGATGTGCACGTGCGCGCCACTGCGCAGGAGGTGTTCGATGACCCGGCGGTCGACGCGGTGGTGATCGCCACGCCGAACGAGCAGCATGCACCGCTGGCCATGGCCGCGCTGGCCGCCGGCAAGCATGTGCTGGTGGACAAGCCCTTCGCGCTGGACGTCGCCGAAGCAGATGCGGTGCTGGCCGCCGCGCAGCGCGCCGGACGCATCGCCACAGTGTTCCAGAATCGGCGCTTCGATGCGGATTTCCTCACCCTGCAGGCGTTGCTGGCCGCAGGCACGCTGGGTGAAGTGGCCGAATGCCATGCCCATTTCGACCGCTACCGGCCGCACGTGCGCGATCGCTGGCGCGAACAGGCCGGGCCCGGCAGCGGCCTGTGGTACGACCTCGGCCCGCACCTGCTGGACCAGATGCTGGTGCTGTTCGGCTGGCCGCAGGCGATCGATGCCGATCTGGCCGTACAGCGCGACGGCGGCAGCGGCATCGACTATTTCCACGCGGTACTGCATTACCCGCGGCATCGCGCCATCGTGCATGCCGGTTCACTGGTGGCGGCGCCGACGCCGCACTTCGCGGTGCATGGACGCGAGGGCAGCTGGATCAAGCATGGGCTGGATGTGCAGGAGGCACAGCTTCGCCGTGGCGTAGCGCCGGGTGCGCCCGGCTGGGGCATCGACCCGCGGCATGGCGAGCTGCTGCGCTGCGATGCAGAGGACAACGTGCAGCGCACTACCGTGGACAACCTGCAGGGGGACTACCGGCGGCTGTACGCGCAGTTCGCGGCGGCACTGCAGGGCGAAGGCGAACCCACGGTGAGTGCGCTGCAGGCGCGGCAGCTGATGCAGTTGCTGGAGGCCGGATTGCAGAGTGCGCGCGAGGGACGGCGGGTGGTGCTGGGCTGA